One window from the genome of Paracoccus zhejiangensis encodes:
- the parC gene encoding DNA topoisomerase IV subunit A — protein sequence MSDELPLDPDRNTESEPLSRAIGERYLTYALSTIMNRALPDARDGLKPVHRRILYAMRELRLSPTGAFRKSAKITGDVMGNYHPHGDAAIYDAMARLAQDFAMRYPLVDGQGNFGNIDGDNPAASRYTEARLAMASEALMEGLAEDSVDFRPNYDGTLTEPVVLPSAFPNLLANGASGIAVGMATNIPPHNLHEVIDACLHLIKMPEARDDTLAGLIKGPDFPTGGVLVESAESIAETYRTGRGAFRLRAKWEQEDLGRGQWQVVVTEIPYQVQKSKLIERLAELIQTKKIPILADVRDESAEDVRIVLEPRARSVDPEQLMAALFRVSDLEIRFNLNMNVLIDGRVPKVCSLKEVLRAFLDHRREVLVRRANFRLEKIAARLEVLEGYLIAYLNLDRVIEIIRFEDDPKSVMMAEFGLTDVQVEAILNMRLRALRKLEEIELRAERDNLLAERDGLQAMLADEGAQWSRIADQLKEVRNLFGKSAAEGQRRTLIGDAVEVEPIDMEAMIEREPLTVILSKMGWIRAMKGHQALDAEVKFKDGDGPGLAQHAETIDKLMIYASNGRFYTLPANNLPGGRGMGEPLRLMIDLPNEAEVIAMFPWREGERYLVASKAGDGFIVSAADILAQTKSGKQVLNGEALLIRPVSGDHVVTVGQNRKLLVFPLDELPEMARGKGVRLQKFKDGDLSDAAFITLADGLRWQESGGRTRTEPDLTEWLGKRASAGRMAPRGFPRDNKFN from the coding sequence ATGTCTGACGAATTGCCCCTCGACCCCGACCGCAATACCGAATCCGAACCGCTGTCGCGGGCCATCGGCGAGCGCTACCTGACCTATGCGCTGTCGACGATCATGAACCGCGCGCTGCCCGATGCGCGGGACGGGCTGAAGCCGGTGCATCGCCGCATCCTTTACGCCATGCGCGAGCTGCGGCTGTCGCCCACCGGCGCGTTCCGCAAATCCGCAAAGATCACCGGCGACGTGATGGGCAACTATCACCCCCATGGCGATGCCGCGATCTATGACGCGATGGCGCGCTTGGCGCAGGATTTCGCCATGCGCTATCCGCTGGTCGACGGGCAGGGGAACTTTGGCAATATCGACGGCGATAACCCCGCCGCCAGCCGCTATACCGAGGCCCGTCTGGCGATGGCCTCCGAGGCGCTGATGGAGGGGCTGGCCGAGGATTCGGTCGATTTCCGCCCGAATTATGACGGCACGCTGACCGAGCCTGTCGTGCTGCCCTCGGCCTTCCCGAACCTTCTGGCAAACGGCGCCTCGGGCATCGCGGTCGGCATGGCCACGAACATTCCGCCCCATAACCTGCACGAGGTGATCGACGCCTGCCTGCATCTGATCAAGATGCCCGAGGCCCGCGACGATACCCTTGCTGGCCTGATCAAGGGGCCGGACTTCCCCACCGGCGGCGTGCTGGTGGAAAGCGCGGAATCGATCGCCGAGACCTATCGCACCGGGCGCGGCGCCTTCCGGCTGCGTGCAAAGTGGGAGCAGGAGGATCTGGGCCGGGGTCAGTGGCAGGTCGTCGTCACCGAGATCCCCTACCAGGTGCAGAAATCCAAGCTGATCGAGCGTCTGGCCGAGCTGATCCAGACCAAGAAGATCCCGATCCTTGCCGATGTGCGCGACGAATCGGCCGAGGATGTCCGCATCGTGCTGGAACCCCGCGCCCGCAGCGTCGATCCCGAGCAGCTGATGGCGGCCCTGTTCCGCGTCAGCGATCTGGAGATCCGCTTCAACCTGAACATGAACGTGCTGATCGATGGCCGCGTGCCCAAGGTCTGCTCGCTGAAAGAGGTGCTGCGCGCCTTTCTGGACCACCGCCGCGAGGTGCTGGTCCGGCGCGCGAATTTCCGGCTGGAAAAGATCGCCGCACGGCTCGAGGTGCTGGAAGGCTATCTGATCGCCTATCTGAACCTCGACCGGGTGATCGAGATCATCCGCTTCGAGGATGACCCGAAATCGGTGATGATGGCCGAGTTCGGGCTTACGGATGTGCAGGTCGAGGCGATCCTGAACATGCGCCTGCGCGCCCTGCGCAAGCTGGAAGAGATCGAACTTCGGGCCGAGCGCGACAATCTCTTGGCCGAGCGGGACGGGCTGCAGGCCATGCTGGCCGATGAGGGCGCGCAATGGTCGCGCATCGCCGACCAGTTGAAGGAGGTTCGCAACCTCTTTGGCAAATCCGCGGCCGAGGGCCAGCGCCGTACCCTGATCGGCGATGCCGTGGAGGTCGAGCCGATCGACATGGAGGCGATGATCGAGCGCGAGCCGCTGACGGTGATCCTTTCGAAGATGGGCTGGATCCGGGCGATGAAGGGCCATCAGGCGCTGGATGCCGAGGTCAAGTTCAAGGATGGCGACGGGCCGGGTCTGGCGCAACATGCCGAGACCATCGACAAGCTGATGATCTATGCCAGCAATGGCCGCTTCTACACCCTGCCGGCCAACAACCTGCCCGGCGGGCGCGGCATGGGCGAGCCCCTGCGGCTGATGATCGACCTGCCGAACGAGGCCGAGGTCATCGCCATGTTCCCGTGGCGCGAGGGCGAACGCTACCTGGTCGCCTCGAAGGCCGGGGACGGATTCATCGTCTCTGCCGCCGATATCCTCGCCCAGACCAAGAGCGGCAAGCAGGTGCTGAACGGCGAGGCGCTGCTGATCCGTCCGGTCAGCGGCGACCATGTCGTGACCGTCGGCCAGAACCGCAAACTGCTGGTCTTCCCGCTGGACGAACTGCCCGAGATGGCGCGCGGCAAGGGCGTGCGGCTGCAGAAGTTCAAGGATGGCGACCTGTCGGACGCGGCCTTCATCACCTTGGCCGATGGCCTGCGCTGGCAAGAAAGCGGCGGCCGCACCCGCACCGAGCCGGACCTGACCGAATGGCTGGGCAAACGCGCCAGCGCCGGCCGCATGGCCCCGCGCGGATTCCCTAGGGACAATAAGTTCAATTGA
- a CDS encoding SH3 domain-containing protein gives MIRLTILTLLGLFAVLALLGDRDPDRPFNPTTEEAAPAPEAAPVETVVEAAAPAVPADEVAQTPEQVQTFPGPPLRPSPEHAGEAETELAEAEALAAGGAEIMYVTGDRVNFRAGPSTNDRVIGAILRGSPVEILGQTEGWVQLRDAGGREGYMSLQFLSPERPN, from the coding sequence ATGATTCGACTGACGATCCTGACTTTGCTGGGCCTGTTCGCAGTTCTGGCGCTTCTTGGCGACCGGGACCCGGACCGGCCCTTCAACCCGACGACCGAGGAGGCCGCGCCCGCGCCGGAGGCCGCACCCGTCGAGACGGTGGTTGAAGCGGCGGCCCCGGCAGTCCCTGCCGATGAGGTGGCCCAGACACCCGAACAGGTGCAGACCTTCCCCGGCCCGCCGCTGCGCCCCTCGCCCGAACATGCCGGCGAAGCCGAGACCGAACTGGCCGAGGCCGAGGCACTGGCGGCAGGCGGCGCCGAGATCATGTACGTGACCGGCGACCGGGTGAATTTCCGCGCCGGCCCCTCGACCAATGACCGGGTGATCGGCGCGATCCTGCGCGGCAGCCCGGTCGAGATCCTTGGCCAGACCGAAGGCTGGGTACAGCTGCGCGATGCCGGCGGGCGCGAGGGTTACATGTCGCTGCAATTCCTGTCGCCCGAGCGGCCGAACTAG
- a CDS encoding SDR family NAD(P)-dependent oxidoreductase: MSGRVLLTGCSSGIGLDAARHLKGRGWQVVATCRKPEDIAARQAEGMECLHLELADEASVAECVAEALAGGPVDALVNNAAFALPGAVEDIPRGGLRSIFEANLFGTHDLTVRLIPHFRELGRGRIVNISSVLGLVGIPWRGPYVATKFALEGLTDVLRIELADTPIHVSLIEPGPIASRIRVNAIPHFERWVNWQDSARVQDYRDTLLKRLYQPSAKKDRFELPPEAVSRRIAHALEDPRPKPRYYVTVPTRVSGIGRRILPTRALDWFARRS, translated from the coding sequence ATGTCCGGCAGGGTTCTGCTGACCGGCTGCTCCTCGGGCATCGGGCTGGATGCCGCGCGGCACCTCAAGGGTCGAGGCTGGCAGGTGGTGGCGACCTGCCGCAAGCCCGAGGACATTGCCGCCCGCCAGGCCGAAGGCATGGAATGCCTGCATCTGGAACTGGCCGATGAGGCCAGCGTGGCCGAATGCGTCGCCGAGGCGCTCGCCGGCGGGCCGGTCGACGCGCTGGTGAACAACGCCGCCTTCGCCCTGCCCGGCGCGGTCGAGGATATTCCGCGCGGCGGCCTCCGGTCGATCTTCGAGGCCAATCTCTTCGGCACCCATGACCTGACCGTGCGGCTGATCCCGCATTTCCGCGAATTGGGCCGGGGCCGGATCGTCAATATCTCCTCGGTGCTGGGGCTTGTCGGCATTCCATGGCGTGGCCCCTATGTGGCGACGAAATTCGCGCTCGAGGGGCTGACCGACGTGCTGCGGATCGAACTGGCGGATACGCCGATCCATGTCAGCCTGATCGAACCCGGCCCGATCGCCTCGCGGATCCGGGTGAACGCCATTCCGCATTTCGAGCGGTGGGTGAACTGGCAAGACAGCGCCCGGGTGCAGGATTACCGCGATACGCTGCTGAAGCGGCTCTACCAGCCCTCGGCAAAGAAGGATCGCTTCGAACTGCCGCCCGAGGCGGTCAGCCGCCGCATCGCCCATGCACTGGAAGACCCGCGCCCCAAGCCGCGCTATTATGTCACCGTTCCGACCCGGGTTTCGGGAATCGGACGGCGGATTCTGCCGACGCGCGCACTGGACTGGTTCGCCCGCCGCAGCTAG
- a CDS encoding twin transmembrane helix small protein has product MKDDPLFYLIVLAVLATTLILVTGIGGFARGGAWNRKHGNRMMRWRIIAQAVAIALILLYVWLRG; this is encoded by the coding sequence ATGAAGGACGATCCCCTGTTCTATCTCATCGTGCTGGCGGTGCTGGCCACGACCCTGATCCTGGTGACCGGGATCGGCGGCTTTGCCCGCGGCGGCGCCTGGAACCGCAAGCATGGCAACCGGATGATGCGCTGGCGGATCATCGCCCAGGCCGTCGCCATCGCACTGATCCTGCTTTACGTCTGGCTGAGAGGGTAA
- a CDS encoding cob(I)yrinic acid a,c-diamide adenosyltransferase, which translates to MVVLNKIYTRTGDKGDTALSDGSRVAKHDPRVEAYGTVDELNATLGMCRLHATGDLAARIAVIQNDLFDLGADLSRPNMAADGEAGYEVLRIVQPQVDRLESEIDAMNANLQPLRSFILPGGSTLAAHLHLSRTVARRAERRATELAAGGDANAVAIKYLNRLSDWLFVAGRVANNGGLDDILWVPGASR; encoded by the coding sequence ATGGTCGTTCTGAACAAGATCTACACCCGCACCGGCGACAAGGGCGACACCGCGCTGTCGGATGGCAGCCGGGTGGCGAAACATGATCCGCGGGTCGAGGCCTATGGCACGGTGGACGAGCTGAATGCCACCCTTGGCATGTGCCGGCTGCACGCGACCGGCGACTTGGCCGCGCGTATCGCGGTGATCCAGAACGATCTTTTCGATCTCGGGGCCGACCTGTCGCGACCGAACATGGCTGCCGACGGCGAGGCCGGTTACGAGGTGCTGCGCATCGTCCAGCCGCAGGTTGACCGGCTCGAATCCGAGATCGACGCGATGAATGCCAACCTGCAACCGCTGCGCAGCTTCATCCTGCCGGGCGGCTCGACGCTGGCCGCGCATCTGCACCTGTCGCGCACCGTGGCGCGCCGGGCCGAGCGCCGGGCGACCGAACTGGCGGCGGGTGGCGATGCCAATGCGGTCGCGATCAAGTACCTGAACCGGCTTTCGGACTGGCTGTTCGTCGCCGGTCGGGTCGCCAATAACGGCGGGCTCGACGATATCCTCTGGGTGCCGGGGGCCAGCCGCTAA